In the genome of Acidimicrobiia bacterium, one region contains:
- a CDS encoding M20/M25/M40 family metallo-hydrolase, whose product MSDRSGMAGEVAELLQALIRNACVNDGAPDSGFEARNAATIGEYLGEAGERFEPHPGRVSLLYRVPGGTPGSPSLMLMGHTDVVPVSPEGWSVDPFAGERRHGFIWGRGAIDMLDQTAAMAVVFKRVLTGELRLPGDVAFLAVADEEAGGRLGARALVEDHWPLVASDFLLTEIATPALEGRSGRAIPVTVAEKGPQWRRLRASGTPGHGSQPYGTRNAVTDLAEAAAHLAATPAPVAITPEWRRFVETWDPGDDLMVRLLDPDRVDGLIDEIAVEDPGMARWIHACTHLTVSPNLFHGGTKANVVADRAELDVDVRALPGQDQADVHDHFRKAIGPGFEELEYQVMEATSAGGSMPEGPLWEAITAALGDLAPDSRPVPTMIPVGTDARFFRPKGTVAYGVGLFDRRLAFGEFLAMFHGHDERVSEESLGLTAALYRRVLERFGTAV is encoded by the coding sequence TTGAGCGACCGGTCCGGGATGGCCGGGGAGGTTGCCGAGCTGCTGCAGGCCCTGATCCGCAACGCCTGCGTCAACGACGGCGCGCCGGATTCGGGCTTCGAGGCGAGAAACGCGGCGACGATCGGTGAGTACCTGGGTGAGGCCGGCGAGCGCTTCGAGCCCCATCCCGGGAGGGTCAGCCTCCTCTACCGAGTACCGGGGGGAACCCCAGGAAGCCCGTCGCTGATGCTGATGGGGCACACCGATGTGGTTCCGGTCTCGCCGGAAGGCTGGTCGGTGGATCCGTTCGCCGGAGAGAGGCGCCACGGGTTCATCTGGGGACGAGGCGCAATCGACATGCTGGACCAGACGGCAGCCATGGCGGTCGTCTTCAAGAGGGTGCTCACGGGTGAGTTGAGGCTCCCGGGCGACGTGGCCTTCCTGGCGGTCGCCGACGAAGAGGCCGGCGGAAGGCTGGGCGCCAGGGCACTTGTGGAGGATCACTGGCCGCTGGTGGCCTCGGATTTCCTCTTGACCGAGATCGCCACACCTGCCCTCGAAGGTCGCAGCGGCCGCGCCATCCCGGTCACGGTCGCCGAGAAGGGCCCGCAGTGGAGACGCCTCCGGGCGTCGGGCACGCCGGGGCATGGCAGCCAGCCATACGGGACCCGCAACGCAGTCACCGACCTGGCGGAGGCGGCCGCCCACCTTGCGGCCACTCCCGCCCCGGTTGCGATCACACCCGAGTGGCGCCGCTTCGTCGAGACCTGGGATCCGGGTGACGATCTGATGGTGCGCCTGCTCGACCCCGATCGCGTCGACGGGCTCATCGACGAGATTGCCGTCGAAGATCCAGGCATGGCGCGTTGGATACACGCCTGTACCCACCTCACGGTGAGCCCGAATCTCTTCCACGGCGGGACGAAGGCCAACGTTGTCGCCGACCGGGCGGAGCTCGATGTCGACGTGCGGGCGCTCCCCGGACAGGATCAGGCCGACGTCCACGATCACTTCCGCAAGGCGATCGGCCCCGGCTTCGAAGAACTCGAGTATCAGGTGATGGAGGCCACTTCGGCCGGAGGCTCGATGCCGGAGGGGCCACTGTGGGAGGCCATTACCGCAGCGCTGGGCGATCTGGCCCCTGATTCCCGGCCGGTTCCGACCATGATTCCGGTGGGTACCGACGCTCGATTCTTCAGGCCCAAGGGGACGGTCGCCTACGGCGTCGGGCTCTTCGATCGACGGTTGGCGTTCGGGGAGTTTCTGGCCATGTTCCACGGTCACGACGAGCGGGTGTCGGAGGAGTCCCTGGGCCTCACCGCAGCCCTCTACCGACGCGTGCTGGAGCGCTTCGGCACGGCCGTGTGA
- a CDS encoding GNAT family N-acetyltransferase, whose amino-acid sequence MAVTPLARTATAADLGEVAALYRSLETEMGALRPVWPLVDGLTEPVEDALGAMLSAPEWQVLVGLLNGAIVGFLAGRDEPLLPRSGGGLIGAVRLLFTHPDAREVGVGEALLSRYLEEARRRGIRRFDAHVSPGHRPAKNFLEANGFKARSIVMYREEDG is encoded by the coding sequence GTGGCCGTCACCCCCCTCGCCCGAACCGCAACGGCAGCAGATCTGGGCGAGGTCGCAGCCCTCTACCGATCGCTGGAGACCGAGATGGGAGCGCTGCGCCCGGTGTGGCCCTTGGTTGACGGCCTGACCGAGCCGGTCGAGGACGCCCTGGGCGCCATGCTCTCCGCTCCCGAGTGGCAGGTCCTGGTGGGACTGCTCAACGGGGCGATAGTCGGCTTCCTGGCGGGGCGGGACGAACCCTTGCTCCCTCGGTCCGGTGGTGGGCTGATCGGTGCCGTGCGCCTCCTGTTCACCCATCCCGACGCTCGCGAGGTCGGGGTGGGTGAGGCCCTGCTCTCTCGTTATCTCGAAGAGGCGCGGCGTCGTGGCATCCGCCGTTTCGATGCACACGTGTCGCCGGGACATCGTCCCGCCAAGAACTTCCTGGAGGCCAATGGATTCAAGGCCAGGTCGATCGTCATGTACAGGGAGGAGGACGGTTGA
- a CDS encoding DUF4193 family protein has product MTPPRKDDLDAPDEEWSADDEPEVDDADLDDIEDVDDLAEVEDLEDLEDTEIDEEDDDSVDDDDDKEVAGDDDEREALDELEAEELEMLTEDEAAESLPVDEAEELRKLRREAIELEAPAESAGKGEFVCQGCFLVKRITQLADKRRKLCRDCA; this is encoded by the coding sequence ATGACACCGCCCCGCAAAGACGATCTCGACGCTCCCGACGAGGAGTGGTCGGCCGACGACGAGCCCGAGGTCGACGATGCGGATCTCGACGACATCGAGGACGTGGACGACCTGGCCGAGGTCGAAGATCTCGAGGACCTCGAAGACACCGAGATCGATGAGGAGGACGACGACTCCGTCGACGATGACGACGACAAGGAGGTCGCCGGTGACGACGACGAGCGGGAAGCTCTCGACGAGCTCGAGGCCGAAGAGCTCGAGATGCTCACCGAGGATGAGGCGGCCGAGAGCCTTCCGGTCGATGAGGCCGAAGAGTTGCGCAAGCTTCGTCGTGAAGCGATCGAGCTGGAGGCCCCAGCCGAGTCGGCGGGCAAGGGCGAGTTCGTCTGTCAGGGGTGCTTCCTGGTGAAGCGCATCACCCAGTTGGCGGACAAGCGACGCAAACTCTGTCGAGACTGCGCCTGA
- a CDS encoding DEAD/DEAH box helicase: MTARRYLADLPFAADRFQIEAADAVDRGESVVVTAPTGSGKTVVAEAAIARALGAGRRAIYTTPLKALSNQKFGDFRRAHGDPQVGLLTGDNSINGAAPIVVMTTEVLRNMMYAGSADLEDVGVVILDEVHYLQDRERGSVWEEIIVHLDRSIPLVCLSATIANAEEFAAWVAERRGDTSLVVERDRPVPLESTYLIRDRWERTLRWFPVFQGSRPNERMARLLRSGGTRRFGTPGRHETAELLREKGLLPAIHFIFSRQGCDTAVDEVVSRGLRLTTAAESVEIRAAAEEHTAHLGPDDLAVIGYQRWLRGLEAGVAPHHAGMVPALKETVEHLFSAGLVRLVYATETLALGINMPARTVVLQTLSRFRGDGHELLQAGDYTQLTGRAGRRGIDDEGTAVILHSPYVEFERAAGIAGRGSHPLRSSFRPSYNMVVNLVARYERPVAEELLAASFAEFADSRRRRDLGSDLAEDRHRLQALRSEAEITGADVWSMVDEAPGGRERRLAEFAAATAAGDVLEWEDRGGPVRHAVVARGTGKRPRLLTISEKAEIRRIAPDRLPDTVAKVGRVELPRPFRPRDAAYRRSVAGTLARLEPGARETVYQAPVDRDIPDIGRHLEAARAARRLERSIELRERRGSGTPPGVLEAFRARLSLLEELEYLSGWELAAPGRRLRTVYNELDLLLSEAVGAGLFLGLDGAGTAGLASAFTFQPRREETEAGWPKVLTAPGERLDELWTRLAAAEQRHGIPPSRPPEPGFAPTVMAWVSGHTLGEIFDDEDSGTVGDFVRNCRQVIDLLRQLRDLGSEAVPGISRALHGLDRGVVAAEGAV, translated from the coding sequence ATGACCGCCCGCCGGTACCTGGCCGACCTGCCCTTCGCGGCGGACAGATTCCAGATCGAGGCCGCCGACGCCGTCGATCGTGGCGAGTCGGTGGTGGTCACCGCCCCGACGGGCTCCGGCAAGACCGTGGTGGCGGAGGCGGCGATCGCCCGGGCGCTCGGTGCCGGGCGTCGCGCCATATACACGACACCCCTCAAGGCCCTTTCCAACCAGAAGTTCGGGGACTTCAGGCGCGCTCACGGTGACCCGCAGGTGGGTCTGCTCACCGGGGACAACTCCATCAACGGTGCGGCCCCGATAGTGGTCATGACCACCGAGGTGCTTCGCAACATGATGTATGCAGGCAGCGCCGACCTCGAAGACGTCGGCGTGGTGATCCTGGACGAGGTCCACTACCTCCAGGATCGGGAGCGCGGGAGCGTCTGGGAGGAGATCATCGTCCACCTCGACCGCTCCATCCCCCTCGTGTGCCTGTCCGCGACCATCGCCAACGCCGAGGAGTTCGCCGCCTGGGTTGCCGAGCGGCGCGGCGACACCAGCCTGGTCGTAGAGCGGGACCGACCGGTTCCGCTGGAATCGACCTACTTGATCCGCGACCGGTGGGAGCGGACGCTTCGCTGGTTTCCCGTGTTTCAGGGGAGCCGACCCAATGAGCGGATGGCGAGGCTCCTCCGCTCGGGTGGAACTCGTCGGTTCGGTACTCCGGGCCGCCACGAGACCGCCGAGTTGTTGCGGGAGAAAGGCTTGCTGCCTGCGATCCATTTCATCTTCTCTCGCCAGGGTTGCGACACCGCCGTCGACGAGGTCGTGTCTCGTGGCCTTCGACTCACCACGGCGGCCGAGTCGGTCGAGATCCGGGCGGCCGCCGAGGAGCACACGGCACATCTCGGGCCGGACGATCTCGCCGTGATCGGCTACCAGCGCTGGCTGCGTGGCCTGGAGGCGGGTGTGGCTCCGCACCACGCCGGCATGGTCCCGGCCTTGAAAGAGACGGTCGAGCATCTCTTCTCCGCCGGTCTGGTGAGGCTCGTCTACGCCACCGAGACCCTCGCCCTGGGAATCAACATGCCGGCTCGAACCGTCGTCCTCCAGACCCTGAGCCGATTCCGTGGGGATGGCCACGAGCTACTCCAGGCGGGCGACTACACGCAGCTGACGGGGCGTGCCGGGCGAAGGGGAATAGACGACGAGGGGACGGCGGTGATCCTGCACTCTCCCTATGTGGAGTTCGAACGGGCCGCAGGCATCGCCGGGCGGGGGAGCCACCCGCTGCGTTCTTCCTTCCGGCCGTCGTACAACATGGTGGTCAATCTGGTCGCTCGATACGAGCGTCCCGTCGCCGAGGAGCTGCTCGCCGCCTCCTTCGCCGAGTTTGCCGATTCCCGACGCCGCCGGGATCTGGGATCGGACCTCGCTGAAGACCGCCATCGTCTCCAGGCCCTGCGCTCCGAGGCGGAGATCACCGGCGCCGACGTGTGGTCGATGGTGGACGAGGCCCCCGGTGGGCGAGAGCGGCGCCTGGCCGAGTTCGCCGCCGCGACGGCAGCCGGCGACGTGCTGGAGTGGGAGGACCGAGGCGGGCCGGTCCGTCATGCCGTGGTGGCACGCGGCACCGGAAAGCGGCCTCGGTTGCTCACCATCTCTGAGAAGGCCGAGATCAGGCGCATCGCCCCCGATCGCCTCCCCGACACCGTTGCCAAGGTGGGCCGGGTGGAGCTCCCCCGACCGTTTCGACCGCGCGACGCGGCGTACCGACGGAGTGTCGCCGGGACCCTGGCGCGTCTGGAGCCTGGCGCCCGGGAGACCGTCTATCAGGCTCCCGTCGACCGGGACATCCCGGACATCGGGCGGCACCTCGAGGCGGCGCGAGCGGCGCGTCGCCTCGAGCGTTCGATAGAGCTTCGAGAGCGCCGCGGGTCGGGCACCCCTCCCGGTGTCCTCGAGGCCTTCCGGGCGCGCCTGTCGTTGCTCGAAGAACTCGAGTACCTGTCGGGCTGGGAGCTGGCGGCGCCAGGGCGTCGATTGCGAACCGTCTACAACGAGCTGGATCTGCTCCTCAGCGAGGCTGTGGGCGCCGGGCTGTTCCTTGGGCTCGACGGGGCCGGCACGGCGGGGCTGGCCTCCGCCTTCACCTTCCAACCCCGTCGAGAAGAGACCGAAGCCGGGTGGCCGAAGGTGTTGACGGCTCCCGGGGAGCGACTCGACGAACTGTGGACACGCCTCGCCGCCGCCGAACAGCGTCACGGTATCCCGCCGAGCCGGCCTCCCGAGCCCGGCTTCGCACCGACCGTGATGGCCTGGGTGTCGGGCCATACACTGGGGGAGATATTCGACGACGAGGACTCGGGGACCGTCGGCGACTTCGTGCGCAACTGCCGCCAGGTCATCGACCTCCTGCGGCAGCTGCGGGATCTCGGCTCCGAGGCCGTGCCCGGTATCTCACGGGCTCTGCACGGGCTCGACAGGGGGGTCGTTGCGGCCGAGGGTGCCGTGTGA
- the tatC gene encoding twin-arginine translocase subunit TatC, translating to MSDNEPKQPVLSHLDELRRRLMWVGGAVVVGSVVAFVFRDAVFDLMVDPYRQVMDGRQLAFFRPTEAFSLFMRLSLFAGFVLASPIVVWHAWAFVVPALTRREKRYLFPMVSALVLLFAGGVWFGYWSLQRGLGFLLEFGGDSLEPVIGGDFYLSFAIRFLLVFGLAFEFPVFLYGLSAAGVLGWRRLAAGRRWAVLAIVTVGAVATPSGDPLTLLLLSIPLYLLYEATIWLVRFTLRR from the coding sequence ATGAGCGACAACGAACCGAAGCAGCCGGTTCTGAGCCACCTGGACGAGTTGCGACGCCGCCTCATGTGGGTGGGCGGAGCGGTCGTCGTCGGGTCCGTGGTGGCCTTCGTGTTCAGGGATGCCGTGTTCGACCTCATGGTGGATCCGTACCGACAGGTGATGGACGGTCGCCAACTCGCCTTCTTCAGGCCGACCGAGGCGTTCTCACTGTTCATGCGGCTCTCGCTTTTCGCCGGGTTCGTCCTCGCCAGCCCGATCGTGGTCTGGCACGCCTGGGCTTTTGTCGTCCCTGCCCTGACCCGGAGGGAGAAGCGGTACCTGTTCCCGATGGTGTCGGCTCTCGTCCTGCTGTTTGCCGGCGGCGTCTGGTTCGGCTACTGGTCGCTGCAGCGGGGCCTCGGATTCCTCCTCGAGTTCGGTGGCGACTCCCTCGAGCCCGTCATCGGTGGTGACTTCTACCTGTCGTTCGCCATTCGTTTCCTGCTCGTCTTCGGGTTGGCGTTCGAGTTCCCCGTCTTTCTCTACGGCCTTTCGGCGGCGGGAGTGCTCGGGTGGAGACGCCTTGCCGCCGGTCGCCGTTGGGCCGTCTTGGCAATTGTGACCGTGGGAGCCGTCGCCACCCCGAGCGGCGACCCGTTGACGCTGCTCCTGCTCTCGATTCCGCTCTACCTGCTGTACGAGGCCACCATCTGGCTGGTGCGCTTCACCCTGCGGCGATGA
- a CDS encoding twin-arginine translocase TatA/TatE family subunit, producing MFSISPAEILTIAVVALIVFGPRRMPELSRRAGRLLRELKETAQDLREGIEAEAGGDLGLADVRRELRATLDLTAPDPERGTRTGMEPDRGEPTR from the coding sequence GTGTTCAGCATCAGCCCCGCCGAGATCCTGACGATCGCAGTCGTGGCCCTCATCGTGTTCGGTCCGCGGCGCATGCCTGAGCTCTCCCGGCGCGCCGGCCGCCTGCTGCGTGAGCTCAAGGAGACCGCCCAGGACCTTCGGGAGGGGATCGAGGCCGAAGCGGGCGGCGACCTGGGCCTCGCCGACGTTCGCCGCGAGCTGCGCGCGACCCTCGATCTGACCGCGCCGGACCCGGAGCGTGGCACCAGAACGGGCATGGAGCCGGATCGGGGCGAGCCGACCCGATGA
- a CDS encoding WYL domain-containing protein → MSSSRTAARLNRLLAMMSWVVRQGGAPVDEVCLRFGYSPSELARDLDLIFVCGLPGYGPGDLMDASIDDDAVFIADADYFARPVRLSAAECLTMLAGGMAMMSAGEGTPLLESALQKLANAVLPEPDLVSVDLGPVSGLVAGLRQAADEHQVVEIEYSAIGSGRVSRRRVEPWLVFASLGNWYLSAHCRLAGAGRVFRVDRIRTLEPTEETFTPPEGAATPDVRYRPGAEDLVVRLRLEKAAEWVTRYYPVTILSEGGEGTVVEFSASDAAVVARLLLRLGGAAELLPGGDASVVAAATSALRERIVARYR, encoded by the coding sequence ATGAGCAGCAGCCGGACTGCGGCCAGGCTCAACCGGCTGCTCGCCATGATGTCGTGGGTGGTGAGACAGGGTGGTGCCCCGGTCGACGAGGTGTGCCTCCGGTTCGGCTACTCACCCTCGGAGCTGGCTCGCGACCTCGACCTGATATTCGTGTGCGGGCTCCCCGGCTACGGGCCCGGGGACCTGATGGACGCCAGCATCGACGACGACGCCGTGTTCATCGCCGATGCCGACTACTTCGCTCGGCCGGTACGGCTCTCAGCGGCCGAGTGCCTCACGATGCTGGCGGGGGGCATGGCCATGATGTCGGCGGGTGAGGGCACGCCACTTCTGGAGTCCGCCCTGCAGAAGCTGGCGAACGCGGTGCTGCCCGAACCCGATCTGGTCTCGGTCGACCTGGGCCCGGTGTCTGGCCTCGTGGCCGGCCTGAGGCAGGCCGCCGACGAGCACCAGGTGGTGGAGATCGAGTACTCCGCCATAGGAAGTGGCCGGGTCAGCCGGCGACGAGTGGAGCCCTGGCTGGTGTTCGCCTCCCTGGGCAACTGGTATCTGTCTGCTCACTGCCGGCTCGCCGGTGCGGGCCGCGTGTTTCGCGTCGATCGGATCCGTACCCTGGAGCCGACCGAGGAGACCTTCACTCCTCCCGAAGGCGCCGCCACCCCCGACGTCCGCTACCGGCCAGGAGCCGAGGACCTGGTGGTTCGGCTTCGCCTCGAGAAGGCTGCCGAGTGGGTGACCCGGTACTACCCGGTGACGATCCTTTCGGAGGGTGGGGAAGGCACGGTCGTCGAGTTCTCCGCCTCCGATGCGGCAGTGGTGGCCCGGCTGCTGCTGCGTCTCGGGGGCGCGGCCGAGCTGCTGCCAGGTGGTGACGCCTCGGTGGTCGCCGCCGCCACTTCGGCGCTGCGCGAGAGGATCGTCGCCCGCTACCGGTGA
- a CDS encoding WYL domain-containing protein, whose translation MQRVVERIINLLAYLLTVGRPVTADEIRNTVAGYDQAGDEAFRRTFERDKDLLRSLGVPLHLDFTDRWEVEQGYVVRPDEYALPDPGLTDEELGALWFAARLARLGDEGASPSGILKLGGTPAGAVEGPLAADLFADATDLGSLFEAVLERRRVTFAYRNERRSVDPLGLVHRMGHWYLVARAGGAVRRFRVDRIEGLRLGSEAGAFDRPPGFKADEGFPEAPWEAGAEEIEAVVEFDPEVAWWARRRVGSRATFEELPGGGLRVRLPVAAPAAFVGMMVAFEDAAVITEPAWLRDTFLEHLGVGA comes from the coding sequence ATGCAGCGAGTCGTCGAACGGATCATCAACCTCCTCGCCTACCTGCTCACCGTCGGGCGTCCGGTAACGGCCGACGAGATCCGCAACACGGTCGCCGGCTACGACCAGGCCGGCGACGAGGCATTTCGTCGCACTTTCGAGAGGGACAAGGACCTGCTTCGTTCCCTGGGCGTGCCGCTACACCTCGACTTCACCGATCGCTGGGAGGTGGAGCAGGGCTATGTGGTCAGGCCGGACGAGTACGCCCTGCCCGACCCAGGGCTGACCGACGAGGAGCTGGGCGCTCTCTGGTTCGCGGCGCGGCTCGCCCGCCTCGGAGACGAGGGAGCCTCACCGAGTGGGATTCTCAAGTTGGGCGGCACTCCGGCCGGTGCCGTGGAGGGCCCGCTGGCTGCCGACCTCTTCGCCGATGCCACAGACCTCGGGAGCCTGTTCGAGGCCGTCCTGGAGCGTCGCCGGGTGACTTTCGCCTATCGGAACGAGAGGCGCTCCGTCGACCCCCTCGGATTGGTCCATCGGATGGGGCACTGGTATCTGGTGGCGCGCGCCGGGGGAGCCGTGCGGCGATTCCGCGTCGATCGAATCGAAGGCCTGCGCCTGGGATCGGAGGCGGGGGCCTTCGATCGGCCGCCGGGGTTCAAGGCGGACGAGGGGTTCCCCGAGGCTCCGTGGGAGGCCGGAGCCGAAGAGATCGAGGCCGTCGTCGAGTTCGACCCCGAGGTTGCCTGGTGGGCACGGCGCAGGGTCGGTTCGCGGGCCACATTCGAGGAGCTCCCCGGGGGAGGCCTCAGGGTGCGGCTGCCGGTGGCGGCGCCGGCTGCCTTCGTAGGGATGATGGTGGCATTCGAGGATGCGGCGGTGATCACCGAGCCCGCCTGGCTGCGCGACACATTCCTGGAGCACCTCGGGGTAGGCGCATGA
- the pafA gene encoding Pup--protein ligase — translation MERRIYGMENEYGVTCTLRGQRRLSPDEVARYLFRRVVSWGRSSNVFLENGARLYLDVGSHPEYATPECDSLYDLIAHDRAGERVLEGLVESAEERLEEEGIRGQIYLFKNNTDSAGNSYGCHENYLVSRQADFQRMIDTLIPFFVTRQVFAGAGKLLQTARGTVFSLSQRAEHIWEGVSSATTRSRPIINTRDEPHADAEKYRRLHVIAGDSNMSEYVSYVKVGATVALLQMLEDDVVFRDLTLENPIRAIREISHDTTCRRRVRLANGRELSALDIQWEYLERVLRYSRSPGFPAQVQSAVAMWEHLLTGLEKDPLTLQRECDWVLKHRLIDEYAASRRLPLADPRLAMLDLAYHDVSRQRGVYHLMERRGMVERIVTDDDVEKALVSPPQTTRARLRGEFIKAAKARNRDFTVDWVHLKLNDQAQRTVLCKDPFRAVDERVDKLIASL, via the coding sequence GTGGAACGCCGCATCTACGGGATGGAGAACGAGTACGGGGTCACCTGCACCCTCCGGGGGCAGCGTCGACTCTCGCCCGATGAGGTGGCCCGCTACCTGTTCCGACGGGTCGTCTCCTGGGGCAGGTCATCCAACGTGTTCCTGGAGAACGGGGCGCGCCTCTACCTGGACGTCGGGAGTCATCCCGAGTACGCCACGCCCGAGTGCGACAGCCTCTACGACCTGATCGCCCATGACCGGGCGGGTGAGCGGGTGCTCGAAGGCCTGGTCGAATCGGCCGAGGAGCGTCTCGAGGAGGAGGGGATCCGGGGTCAGATATACCTCTTCAAGAACAACACCGACTCGGCCGGCAACTCGTACGGGTGTCACGAGAACTACCTGGTGAGCCGGCAGGCCGACTTTCAGCGCATGATCGACACCCTGATCCCCTTCTTCGTGACCCGCCAGGTGTTCGCCGGAGCCGGGAAGCTGCTGCAGACGGCCCGGGGAACCGTGTTCTCTCTGTCACAGCGCGCCGAGCACATTTGGGAGGGGGTGTCCTCGGCGACGACCCGCAGCCGTCCCATCATCAACACCCGCGACGAGCCACATGCCGACGCCGAGAAGTACCGGCGACTCCACGTGATAGCGGGTGACTCCAACATGTCGGAGTATGTGTCGTATGTGAAGGTGGGCGCCACCGTCGCCCTGCTCCAGATGCTCGAAGACGACGTCGTGTTTCGTGATCTCACCTTGGAGAACCCGATACGGGCGATAAGGGAGATCTCGCACGACACGACCTGCAGGCGCCGGGTGCGTCTCGCCAACGGCCGCGAGCTGTCGGCACTCGACATCCAGTGGGAGTACCTGGAGCGCGTGCTGCGCTACTCCCGGAGCCCGGGGTTCCCCGCCCAGGTGCAGTCGGCCGTCGCCATGTGGGAGCACCTGCTGACCGGGCTGGAGAAGGACCCTCTCACCCTGCAGCGAGAGTGTGACTGGGTGTTGAAGCACCGCCTGATCGACGAGTACGCCGCCTCCCGACGGTTGCCACTGGCCGACCCACGGCTGGCGATGCTCGACCTCGCCTACCACGATGTCTCCCGTCAGCGGGGGGTGTACCACCTGATGGAGCGCAGGGGAATGGTGGAGAGGATCGTGACCGACGATGACGTGGAGAAGGCCTTGGTGAGCCCGCCCCAGACCACCCGCGCCCGGCTGCGGGGCGAGTTCATCAAGGCCGCCAAGGCGCGCAACCGGGACTTCACCGTGGACTGGGTGCACCTGAAGCTCAACGACCAGGCGCAGCGCACCGTTCTGTGCAAGGACCCGTTCCGGGCGGTCGATGAGCGGGTCGACAAGCTGATAGCCAGCCTGTGA
- a CDS encoding DUF2007 domain-containing protein, with translation MTESTGYVKVASLPDASTGRLAAALLDSAGIRSRLHGEAMGPYVMNLGAWAVTDLWVAEPQADEARAILAEAELGEITD, from the coding sequence GTGACCGAGTCCACGGGATACGTGAAGGTGGCCTCCCTCCCCGACGCCTCGACGGGAAGGCTCGCCGCAGCCCTCCTCGATTCGGCAGGAATACGGTCACGCCTCCACGGGGAGGCCATGGGGCCCTACGTGATGAATCTGGGTGCCTGGGCTGTCACCGATCTCTGGGTGGCCGAGCCTCAGGCCGACGAGGCCCGAGCGATCCTTGCCGAAGCGGAACTGGGCGAGATCACCGATTGA
- the prcA gene encoding proteasome subunit alpha, producing the protein MTIPFYVPPEQLMKDRAEYARKGIARGKSLVALEYVDGILMLGENPSGALQKISEIYDRIAFAGVGKYNEFDQLRVGGIRRADLTGFAYSREDVIAKSLANAYAQTLGQIFTHEVKPYEVEIMVVELGETPEDNHIFRVTYDGTLYDERHFCAIGGAAEALGQSLAGAHREGLTLSEAVAVAKEVCLSVVHDDGAAGWEGAVLDRTRGRRAFRRLSGAELGE; encoded by the coding sequence ATGACGATCCCGTTCTACGTACCCCCAGAGCAGTTGATGAAGGACCGGGCGGAGTATGCCCGCAAAGGCATCGCCCGAGGGAAGTCCCTGGTCGCCTTGGAGTACGTCGACGGCATCCTGATGCTCGGCGAGAACCCGTCGGGGGCGCTCCAGAAGATCTCGGAGATCTACGACCGCATCGCATTCGCCGGGGTGGGCAAGTACAACGAGTTCGATCAGCTCCGGGTCGGCGGAATCCGAAGAGCCGATCTGACCGGGTTCGCCTACTCGCGCGAGGACGTCATCGCCAAGAGCCTGGCCAATGCCTACGCCCAGACCCTGGGACAGATCTTCACCCATGAGGTCAAGCCCTACGAGGTGGAGATCATGGTCGTCGAGCTGGGGGAGACGCCAGAGGACAACCACATCTTCCGGGTCACATACGACGGCACGCTCTACGACGAGCGCCACTTCTGCGCCATCGGTGGCGCCGCCGAAGCCCTTGGCCAGAGTCTCGCCGGGGCGCACCGGGAGGGCCTCACACTGTCCGAGGCTGTCGCGGTGGCCAAGGAGGTGTGCCTCTCGGTGGTCCACGACGACGGTGCCGCCGGCTGGGAGGGTGCGGTACTCGACCGCACACGAGGCAGGCGTGCCTTTCGGCGTCTGAGCGGCGCCGAACTCGGCGAGTGA